From Vicinamibacterales bacterium, a single genomic window includes:
- a CDS encoding rhodanese-like domain-containing protein, whose amino-acid sequence MFQRFFDEGLAQASFLIGCGRTRQAVVIDPRRDAAIYTAAAAQHGAAIVAAIETHVHADFVSGARELAASGARVITGPSSGVRYPHQQAGDGETLAVGDVTLTFLHTPGHTPEHICILAAAPGQPARLFTGDLLFVGAVGRPDLLGDEQTARLARDLFTSLQRVMQLDDDVEVHPGHGAGSLCGAGIGKEPSSTIGRERRQNALLHHTDRDAFVEAVLGDIPPTPPYFARMKRVNAEGAALLSSVRGAGTLPAIAPAAVAALVADGAVLIDLRSAGEFGTAHPEGALNIGFGPKIGYWAGWVVPPDVPIVLLADDPAQAPEAALQLLRIGLDRVEGTLAGGFDAWSRAGLPVAAIDQVSAAELRDAVGRREPMQLIDVRTPREYTAGHVDGAINVPVGEILSRSGELRRDAPTAVMCEGGFRSALAASLLQREGFTHLANVAGGMAAFREAVTR is encoded by the coding sequence ATGTTCCAACGATTTTTCGACGAGGGTCTCGCGCAGGCGTCGTTCCTGATCGGCTGCGGCCGCACCCGACAGGCCGTGGTGATCGATCCGCGGCGCGACGCCGCGATCTACACCGCCGCGGCAGCGCAGCACGGCGCCGCCATCGTCGCCGCCATCGAGACCCACGTGCATGCCGATTTCGTCTCGGGCGCGCGCGAACTCGCCGCCTCGGGCGCGCGCGTCATCACCGGACCGTCATCCGGCGTGCGGTATCCGCATCAGCAGGCCGGTGACGGCGAGACGCTCGCCGTCGGCGACGTGACGCTCACGTTCCTTCACACCCCCGGACACACTCCCGAACACATCTGCATTCTCGCCGCGGCGCCCGGCCAGCCCGCGCGGCTGTTCACGGGCGACCTGCTGTTCGTCGGCGCCGTCGGGCGGCCGGACCTGCTCGGCGACGAGCAGACGGCACGGCTCGCGCGCGATCTCTTCACGTCATTACAGCGCGTCATGCAGCTGGACGACGACGTCGAAGTGCATCCGGGACACGGCGCCGGCTCGCTGTGCGGGGCCGGCATCGGCAAGGAGCCCTCGTCGACGATCGGCCGCGAACGGCGGCAGAACGCGCTGCTGCACCACACCGATCGCGACGCCTTCGTCGAGGCGGTGCTCGGCGACATTCCGCCGACCCCTCCGTACTTCGCGCGGATGAAGCGCGTCAACGCCGAAGGGGCAGCGCTGCTCTCATCCGTGCGCGGTGCCGGCACGCTGCCGGCAATCGCCCCCGCGGCGGTGGCGGCGCTGGTTGCCGACGGCGCCGTGCTGATCGACTTGCGCTCCGCCGGGGAATTCGGCACGGCGCATCCCGAAGGGGCGCTCAACATCGGGTTCGGTCCGAAGATCGGCTACTGGGCCGGCTGGGTGGTACCGCCCGACGTACCGATCGTGCTGCTGGCGGACGATCCGGCACAGGCGCCGGAGGCAGCGCTGCAGCTGCTGCGGATCGGCCTCGATCGGGTCGAAGGAACGCTGGCGGGCGGGTTCGACGCATGGTCGCGCGCCGGTCTGCCGGTGGCGGCGATCGACCAGGTGTCGGCCGCCGAACTGCGCGACGCGGTCGGCCGCCGCGAGCCGATGCAGCTGATCGACGTCCGGACGCCTCGGGAGTACACGGCCGGCCACGTCGACGGCGCGATCAACGTCCCGGTCGGAGAGATCCTCTCGCGCAGCGGCGAGCTGCGGCGCGACGCCCCGACGGCGGTCATGTGCGAAGGGGGCTTCCGGTCCGCGCTGGCGGCGTCGCTGCTCCAGCGCGAAGGGTTCACTCATCTGGCGAACGTCGCCGGCGGCATGGCGGCGTTTCGCGAGGCGGTGACGAGATGA
- a CDS encoding sulfite exporter TauE/SafE family protein, whose protein sequence is MTLLLAAAVVCAGAVAGGLGSLLGIGGGVFLVPFLNAGLGMNFEIARAVSLMTVIATSSAVSAGAAGRNTINLRLGMVLEVASAAGGLAAGITVERLSPGTLYITFAVVTAVIAALMVTRLEKRNVLDADADTGILGGRYFEAESGRDVAYRVKRLPVALGASAIAGAVSGALGIGGGILKVPILNAWCGVPLRPAAATSALMIGVTAAASLPLFYARGQVDPPTAAAAVLGVLAGSRAGLWFGGRARAKWLKALMAVVLGAVSLLYFRKALL, encoded by the coding sequence ATGACCCTGCTACTCGCCGCCGCAGTCGTTTGCGCGGGCGCCGTCGCAGGCGGTCTCGGGTCGCTCCTCGGCATCGGCGGCGGCGTGTTCCTCGTGCCGTTCCTGAACGCCGGCCTCGGCATGAACTTCGAGATCGCCCGCGCGGTCAGCCTGATGACCGTGATCGCCACGTCGAGCGCCGTCTCCGCCGGCGCCGCCGGCCGCAATACGATCAATCTTCGCCTCGGCATGGTGCTCGAGGTGGCGTCCGCCGCGGGCGGGCTGGCCGCCGGGATCACCGTCGAACGCCTCTCGCCGGGCACGCTCTACATCACCTTCGCGGTCGTGACCGCCGTGATCGCGGCGTTGATGGTGACGCGGCTCGAGAAGCGCAACGTGCTCGACGCCGACGCCGACACCGGCATCCTCGGCGGCCGCTACTTCGAAGCCGAGTCCGGCCGGGACGTGGCCTACCGCGTGAAGCGCCTGCCGGTCGCGCTCGGCGCGTCCGCGATCGCCGGCGCCGTCTCGGGCGCGCTGGGGATCGGCGGCGGCATCCTCAAGGTCCCGATCCTGAACGCCTGGTGCGGCGTGCCGCTGCGTCCCGCCGCGGCCACGAGCGCGCTGATGATCGGCGTGACCGCGGCGGCGTCGCTCCCGCTGTTCTACGCCCGCGGTCAGGTCGATCCGCCGACCGCGGCCGCGGCGGTGCTCGGCGTGCTGGCCGGGTCGCGCGCCGGCCTGTGGTTCGGCGGCCGCGCCCGCGCCAAGTGGCTCAAGGCGCTGATGGCCGTCGTGCTGGGCGCCGTGTCGTTGCTGTATTTCAGGAAGGCGCTGCTGTGA
- a CDS encoding DUF1634 domain-containing protein produces MRTSEATLQHLELVLGRLLQAGVIASAACLATGLAAWMAAGPSGFANAMLTLGLMVLMATPILRVVVSLVVYVRMRDWFFVATTVMVFVLLAVTVTLALTRSGG; encoded by the coding sequence GTGAGAACGAGCGAGGCGACCCTGCAGCATCTCGAGCTGGTGCTCGGACGCCTGCTCCAGGCCGGCGTGATCGCCTCTGCCGCCTGCCTCGCCACCGGGCTCGCCGCATGGATGGCCGCCGGGCCATCCGGCTTCGCGAACGCAATGCTCACGCTGGGGCTGATGGTGCTGATGGCAACGCCCATCCTGCGCGTCGTCGTCTCGCTGGTGGTGTACGTGAGGATGCGCGACTGGTTCTTCGTGGCGACGACCGTCATGGTGTTCGTGCTGCTGGCGGTGACGGTCACCCTCGCGTTGACGAGGTCCGGCGGGTAG
- a CDS encoding GAF domain-containing protein: MFRDHRAPLWVIWGLVALFGVVQASAWIVAGGIPTRPLVLVQVITAWIVMLLLAALATQRLGTLAERIRAHESTHQQNLGEIEQLQNHNAMLEIIARSVDVTLAFQGLAARLSHVVPCDRIGLALLSEDGDEFQTYTARVSEEERRSRPRPEIVFKVDRTVLGGVVRSREALIVPDVSAAAADFLDANVLHTSGFGSALIVPLVSKGRAVGTLNLVQRARNAYRPEHVRAVQPIAEVFAVAIIAQQLQVSLGKYRTMEAMSDLTLSIAAEINSALQIIIGHCDLLDRAYPDPHLQRDLATVIVQAQRIAGLLEKMRSAAHERMKEVEAAVEQAGIPSSPEAFVNSRPFEV; encoded by the coding sequence ATGTTTCGCGACCACCGCGCCCCGCTGTGGGTGATCTGGGGCCTCGTCGCCCTGTTCGGCGTCGTCCAGGCGTCAGCCTGGATTGTCGCGGGCGGCATCCCCACCCGTCCGCTCGTCCTCGTCCAGGTGATCACCGCCTGGATCGTGATGCTGCTGCTGGCGGCGCTGGCGACGCAGCGCCTCGGCACGCTCGCCGAGCGCATCCGGGCGCACGAGTCCACTCACCAGCAGAACCTCGGCGAGATCGAGCAGCTCCAGAACCACAACGCGATGCTCGAAATCATCGCCCGATCGGTCGACGTCACGCTGGCGTTCCAGGGCCTGGCGGCGCGGCTCTCGCACGTCGTGCCGTGCGATCGAATCGGGCTCGCGCTGCTCAGCGAGGACGGCGACGAGTTCCAGACCTACACGGCACGGGTCTCGGAGGAAGAGCGCCGCAGCCGTCCCCGTCCGGAGATCGTCTTCAAGGTCGATCGCACGGTTCTCGGCGGCGTCGTCCGCTCGCGCGAAGCGCTGATCGTGCCCGACGTGTCCGCCGCCGCCGCCGATTTCCTTGACGCCAACGTCCTCCATACGTCCGGCTTCGGCTCGGCGCTGATCGTGCCGCTGGTCTCGAAAGGGCGCGCGGTCGGCACGCTGAACCTCGTCCAGCGCGCCAGGAACGCGTATCGCCCCGAGCACGTCCGCGCGGTTCAGCCAATCGCGGAAGTGTTCGCCGTCGCGATCATCGCCCAGCAGCTCCAGGTGTCGCTCGGCAAGTACCGGACCATGGAGGCGATGTCGGATCTGACGCTGTCGATCGCGGCGGAAATCAACAGCGCGCTGCAGATCATCATCGGGCACTGCGATCTGCTCGATCGCGCCTATCCGGACCCGCACCTGCAGCGCGACCTGGCGACCGTCATCGTGCAGGCGCAGAGAATCGCCGGGCTGCTCGAGAAGATGCGCTCGGCGGCGCACGAGCGGATGAAGGAAGTCGAAGCGGCGGTGGAGCAGGCGGGAATCCCGTCGAGCCCCGAGGCGTTCGTGAACTCGCGTCCCTTCGAAGTCTAG
- a CDS encoding molybdopterin-dependent oxidoreductase yields the protein MATDRMTPGFRSHPDPSEWDNYTDYESTSWPRKERRRYWIVPSICFNCESACGILAYVDKEKLDVRKIEGNPVHPGSRGRTCAKGVVTPNQLDDPDRILYPLKRTGGRGQGGWARVTWDEALTEIGGRIRKAIEEGRRHELMYHVGRPGEDGYANRVIQAWGLDGHNSHTNVCSSSARLGHFLWTGADRPSPDYANARTILLLSSHLETGHYFNPHAQRIIDAQSQGATVITIDPRLSNSSAKANLWLPAYSGTEGALLLAIARILLHEDLFDRKFVRDWVNWRDYLQALHPGRPETFETFVDVLKEEYAQFTPEFAAAETGVAAERIVEAAHAIARAGSRFATHSWRAAAAGNLWGWQITRCLYLLVVLTGSVGTVGGVNLHVTNKFVPKHPNPPPAPEYWNELLFPREFPLSFHELSYLLPHFLKEGRGKLDVYFTRVYNPLWTNPDGFSWMEVLQDEQKIGLHVSLSPTWSETAWFADYILPMGLGTERHDTMSQETHAGQWLGFRQPVLRVAREKAGETFTATHESNPGEVWEESEFWVALSWKIDPDGALGIRKFFESPYRPGQPITMDEYYGWMFEHSVPGLPEAAAKESLTPLQYMRKYGVFKVSENTYSRDFEKNGFKTPSGKLEFYSKTLADWGWPEHAIPRYVPGHVHWRDLKREDGEFDLLPNFRLPTLIHTRSAVKWLYEISHSNPLWIATADASRYALRTGDLVRVRTRIGYFVTRVWVTEGIRPGVLGMSHHLGRWRLNEDLGGARNATALVSIARDPGGRYRMRQQHGARPFESNDPDSARIWWSEVGVHQNLTFPVQPDPVSGMHCWHQRVRLERARPEDRYGDIEVDTEKAHQAYKEWMQLTRPAPGPDGTRRPSWFDRPLRPVAAAYKLPAAIG from the coding sequence ATGGCCACGGACAGGATGACGCCCGGCTTCCGCTCCCACCCCGATCCGTCGGAGTGGGACAACTACACCGACTACGAGTCCACCAGCTGGCCGAGGAAGGAGCGGCGCCGCTACTGGATCGTTCCGTCGATCTGCTTCAACTGCGAGTCGGCCTGCGGCATCCTCGCCTACGTCGACAAGGAGAAGCTGGACGTCCGCAAGATCGAGGGCAACCCGGTGCATCCGGGCAGCCGCGGCCGCACCTGCGCGAAAGGGGTGGTCACCCCCAACCAGCTCGACGACCCCGATCGCATCCTCTATCCGCTGAAGCGGACCGGGGGGCGCGGCCAGGGGGGCTGGGCGCGCGTGACCTGGGACGAGGCGCTGACTGAGATTGGCGGGCGCATCCGGAAAGCAATCGAGGAAGGACGCCGCCACGAGCTGATGTACCACGTCGGCCGCCCCGGCGAGGACGGCTACGCCAATCGCGTCATCCAGGCCTGGGGACTCGACGGCCACAACAGCCACACCAACGTCTGCTCGTCCTCGGCGCGGCTGGGGCATTTCCTCTGGACCGGCGCCGACCGCCCGTCCCCCGACTACGCCAACGCCCGAACGATCCTGCTGCTGTCGTCCCACCTGGAGACCGGGCACTACTTCAATCCGCACGCGCAGCGGATCATCGACGCGCAGTCTCAGGGTGCGACGGTCATCACGATCGATCCCCGGCTGTCGAATTCCTCGGCCAAGGCCAATCTCTGGCTGCCGGCGTATTCGGGTACCGAAGGCGCGCTGCTCCTCGCGATCGCACGCATTCTGCTGCACGAGGATCTGTTCGACAGGAAATTCGTGCGCGACTGGGTCAACTGGCGCGACTACCTGCAGGCGCTTCATCCCGGCCGGCCGGAGACGTTCGAGACCTTCGTCGACGTCCTGAAGGAGGAGTACGCGCAGTTCACGCCGGAGTTCGCCGCCGCCGAAACCGGCGTCGCCGCGGAACGCATCGTCGAAGCGGCACATGCGATCGCCCGCGCCGGCAGCCGCTTCGCCACGCACAGCTGGCGCGCCGCCGCGGCGGGCAACCTGTGGGGCTGGCAGATCACGCGCTGCCTCTATCTGCTGGTCGTCCTGACCGGCAGCGTCGGCACCGTCGGCGGCGTGAACCTGCACGTGACGAACAAGTTCGTCCCCAAGCATCCCAACCCGCCGCCGGCACCGGAATACTGGAACGAGCTGCTGTTCCCGCGCGAGTTCCCGCTGTCGTTCCACGAGCTGAGCTATCTGCTGCCCCACTTCCTCAAGGAGGGGCGCGGGAAGCTCGACGTGTACTTCACCCGCGTCTACAACCCGCTGTGGACGAACCCCGACGGGTTCTCGTGGATGGAGGTGCTGCAGGACGAGCAGAAGATCGGCCTGCACGTGTCACTGTCGCCGACCTGGAGCGAGACGGCGTGGTTCGCCGATTACATCCTGCCGATGGGACTCGGCACCGAGCGCCACGACACGATGAGCCAGGAGACGCATGCCGGGCAGTGGCTCGGGTTCCGCCAGCCGGTGCTGCGGGTCGCGCGCGAGAAGGCAGGCGAGACGTTCACCGCCACGCACGAATCGAATCCCGGAGAGGTGTGGGAGGAATCGGAGTTCTGGGTCGCGCTCAGCTGGAAAATCGATCCGGACGGCGCCCTCGGCATCCGCAAGTTCTTCGAGAGCCCGTATCGTCCCGGCCAGCCGATCACGATGGACGAGTACTACGGCTGGATGTTCGAACACTCCGTCCCCGGACTGCCCGAGGCCGCGGCGAAAGAGAGTCTCACGCCCCTGCAGTACATGCGCAAATACGGCGTGTTCAAGGTGTCCGAGAACACCTACAGCCGTGACTTCGAGAAGAACGGCTTCAAGACCCCGTCCGGCAAGCTCGAGTTCTACTCGAAGACGCTGGCCGACTGGGGCTGGCCTGAACATGCGATCCCGCGCTATGTCCCCGGCCACGTGCACTGGCGCGACCTGAAGCGGGAAGACGGAGAGTTCGACCTCCTGCCGAATTTCCGGCTGCCGACGCTGATTCACACCCGATCGGCGGTCAAGTGGCTGTACGAGATCTCGCACAGCAATCCGCTCTGGATCGCGACCGCCGATGCGTCGCGCTACGCGCTTCGCACGGGCGACCTCGTCAGGGTCCGGACGCGAATCGGGTATTTCGTGACCCGCGTCTGGGTCACTGAGGGGATCCGGCCCGGCGTGCTGGGCATGTCGCACCATCTCGGCCGCTGGCGACTGAACGAGGATCTCGGCGGCGCGCGGAACGCGACGGCGCTGGTCTCGATCGCGCGCGATCCGGGCGGGCGCTATCGCATGCGCCAGCAGCACGGCGCGCGTCCCTTCGAGAGCAACGATCCGGACAGCGCCCGAATCTGGTGGAGCGAGGTCGGCGTTCACCAGAACCTGACCTTCCCGGTTCAACCCGATCCGGTCAGCGGGATGCACTGCTGGCACCAGCGGGTCCGCCTCGAGCGCGCCCGGCCCGAAGATCGGTACGGGGACATCGAGGTCGACACGGAAAAGGCGCACCAGGCGTATAAAGAATGGATGCAGTTGACGCGGCCGGCGCCGGGACCTGACGGGACCCGTCGTCCATCCTGGTTCGACAGACCGCTTCGTCCGGTAGCGGCCGCCTACAAGCTGCCTGCGGCGATCGGCTGA
- the nrfD gene encoding NrfD/PsrC family molybdoenzyme membrane anchor subunit, with the protein MKTVEKGAFPDTRRFFFPVLCNQCADAPCVRICPTSALFKRRDGIVDLHGDSCIGCRACMEACPYDQLFIDPNTHTAEKCNFCANRVENKLLPACVSVCPTECRIFGDLDDPASEVARIVQREAFMVRKPEKGTGPKIFYLGAEESAIRPEAAVRPLYYREGEVHLRPVGAPDEDPASPAEPRVDYDVPHGKPWGIDMVLYLFMKAVSTGVMLVAALLWILSAERTALTMLVAPALSLLFLAATTAVLIADLERPARFYYILTRPNWRSWLVWGTWFLVAHGAISTLWLGAGWLGGYAGEGVVSVLLAPAIVFATLATAYTGFLFAQGLGRDLWQGPHAAIHLIAQSGVAGAAVLLGINQVFHVGSPDASVVLAAVLFFSLLMHLMIVVFENLLASSPTRHHELALHTIRRGAYAPLFWSVVIAAGGVLPLLLYLLAGAVSSGETAIVMLMAVLALAGSAAWEYIWVEAGQSVPLS; encoded by the coding sequence GTGAAGACGGTCGAGAAAGGCGCCTTCCCGGACACCCGCCGCTTCTTCTTCCCGGTCCTCTGCAATCAGTGCGCTGACGCCCCGTGCGTGCGCATCTGCCCGACGAGCGCCCTGTTCAAGCGCCGCGACGGGATTGTCGATCTCCATGGCGACAGTTGCATCGGCTGCCGCGCCTGTATGGAGGCGTGCCCGTACGATCAGCTGTTCATCGACCCGAACACGCACACCGCCGAGAAGTGCAACTTCTGCGCGAACCGGGTCGAGAACAAGCTGCTGCCGGCGTGCGTGAGCGTGTGTCCGACCGAGTGCCGGATCTTCGGCGATCTGGACGACCCGGCGAGCGAGGTCGCGCGCATCGTGCAGCGCGAGGCGTTCATGGTGCGCAAGCCCGAGAAGGGCACGGGACCGAAGATCTTCTATCTCGGCGCCGAGGAGAGTGCGATCCGGCCGGAAGCGGCGGTACGCCCGCTGTACTACCGCGAGGGCGAGGTTCACCTGCGGCCGGTGGGGGCGCCGGACGAGGATCCGGCGTCGCCGGCCGAACCGCGCGTCGACTATGACGTCCCGCATGGCAAACCGTGGGGGATCGACATGGTCCTCTATCTGTTCATGAAGGCGGTGTCGACCGGAGTGATGCTCGTGGCGGCGCTGCTCTGGATTCTGTCCGCCGAGCGAACCGCGTTGACGATGCTGGTGGCGCCCGCGCTGTCGCTCCTGTTCCTTGCCGCGACGACCGCCGTCCTGATCGCCGATCTCGAGCGCCCGGCACGCTTCTACTACATCCTCACGCGACCGAACTGGCGATCATGGCTCGTCTGGGGCACATGGTTCCTCGTCGCCCATGGCGCCATCAGCACGCTGTGGCTGGGAGCCGGGTGGCTCGGTGGGTACGCCGGCGAGGGCGTCGTCAGCGTGCTGCTGGCGCCGGCGATCGTGTTCGCGACCCTGGCGACGGCGTATACAGGCTTCCTTTTCGCCCAGGGACTTGGGCGCGATCTCTGGCAGGGGCCCCACGCGGCGATTCATCTGATCGCGCAGTCCGGGGTCGCCGGTGCCGCTGTCCTGCTCGGCATCAACCAGGTCTTTCACGTCGGCTCGCCGGACGCGTCGGTGGTGCTGGCGGCCGTGCTCTTTTTCAGTCTGCTGATGCATTTGATGATCGTCGTGTTCGAGAACCTGCTGGCCTCCAGCCCGACCCGCCATCACGAGCTCGCCCTGCACACGATTCGGCGGGGCGCGTACGCGCCGCTGTTCTGGAGTGTCGTGATCGCGGCCGGCGGCGTGCTGCCGCTGCTCCTCTATCTCCTCGCCGGCGCGGTGTCGAGCGGCGAAACGGCGATCGTCATGCTGATGGCTGTTCTCGCGCTCGCCGGCAGCGCGGCGTGGGAATACATCTGGGTGGAGGCGGGACAGTCGGTCCCTCTGAGCTGA
- a CDS encoding N-6 DNA methylase: MALKSIGGSLASVELLEELGTFDARIAPLRRTLAEARRALGPASTARQIFDHQLGPILNVLGLDVQILRGDSTEVVAAAGRGSTAAAVAAAGGWGADLHRLRRRTRRDAPVRARWWIGSNGTTARLVDATRAYTRRSLDLDLLRLEDDDTALAATRRLFDADADTPLATLERIVAASDRHCAAVGRSLQNGVREALARLVDGFARGRRRPPDPAVSFADALTVVYRILFLLFAEARGLVPQWHPVYRESYTIESLRPAVESRAAPVGLWQSLQAIARLAHRGCAAGSLHVVPFNGRLFAPAAAPLADSFVVDDSVARDVLLAVTTRPGADRRERISYLDLGVEQLGAVYERVLDFTPGEPRRKPTGTFYTPRAITEYLVRRTLAPLVRGRSPQEILSLRVIDPAMGSGAFLVAACRFTADAYEEALIASGEASRADLTAADRAGFRRLVAQRCLYGVDVNPMAVQLARLSLWLCTLAADRPLSFLDHHLRSGNSLVGASAADMARQPPGRGSRRPGQPLPLFDAEALVARIGASVEMRAALAMTPDDSATVVRGKERSMDRLAGEHGPLAPWRVLADAWCAAWFWPDGETAPGGRAWTAFSSALRGEASGLPPAVEARWRDASARLAASHRFFHWQLEFPEIYFDASGQPLERAGFDAVVGNPPWAAARGLSAFSRESGCYALQGTGHANLYQLFAERMLQLTRPGGRVGMLMPSGLLADHGCAALRRRLFDGFAVDAVLGLDNRDALFPIHRGLRFSLITASAAGSTAALQMRCGIRSADALDDVPDAGSVPSAIAVPLALVRRFSGEGLAVPDLEHERDRAILARILTLAPALAGDDGWRVRFGRELNATDDAPNFAAAGLPIVEGKLLDPYRLRVEEARAFIGSAAAARLLGDRFEGPRLGYREVASSTNRLTLIAAMIPARVVTTHTIFCLRDRVDETLQWFLCGIFNSFAANYLVRLRGGTHVPAAVIHQLPVPRVPRESVLFTRIASLARAAADDEAARAEVHALAAIAYGLGEEDVIHVLATFPLVSESERTAALAAFRRTRDAI, from the coding sequence GTGGCGCTGAAGAGCATCGGCGGTTCGCTGGCGTCCGTCGAGCTGCTGGAGGAGCTCGGTACGTTCGACGCGCGGATCGCGCCGCTGAGACGGACGCTGGCCGAGGCCCGGCGGGCGCTCGGCCCCGCGAGCACGGCGCGCCAGATCTTCGATCATCAGCTCGGACCGATCCTGAACGTTCTCGGTTTGGACGTGCAGATCCTGCGCGGGGATTCGACCGAGGTCGTCGCGGCTGCGGGTCGCGGCAGTACTGCCGCAGCGGTAGCGGCGGCGGGCGGCTGGGGAGCCGATCTCCACCGGCTGCGCCGCCGCACCCGACGGGACGCGCCAGTCCGTGCACGCTGGTGGATTGGCAGCAATGGCACGACCGCGCGCCTGGTGGACGCGACGCGCGCGTACACGCGGCGTTCGCTCGACCTCGATCTGCTGCGCCTGGAAGACGATGACACGGCGCTTGCGGCCACGCGGCGGTTGTTCGATGCCGACGCCGACACGCCGCTTGCGACGCTCGAACGGATCGTCGCCGCATCCGACCGTCACTGCGCGGCCGTCGGGCGCTCGCTGCAGAACGGCGTTCGCGAGGCGCTGGCGCGGCTGGTGGATGGGTTCGCGCGCGGACGCAGACGTCCCCCCGATCCGGCCGTCTCGTTCGCCGATGCGCTCACCGTCGTCTACCGCATTCTCTTCCTGCTGTTCGCGGAGGCGCGCGGCCTGGTGCCCCAATGGCATCCGGTCTATCGGGAGAGCTACACGATCGAGTCCCTCCGACCTGCCGTCGAGTCGCGCGCCGCACCCGTGGGACTGTGGCAGTCGCTCCAGGCGATCGCTCGCCTCGCGCATCGCGGCTGCGCCGCGGGATCGCTGCACGTCGTCCCCTTCAACGGGCGGCTCTTCGCGCCGGCGGCCGCACCACTGGCGGACTCGTTCGTCGTCGACGACAGCGTGGCGCGCGACGTGCTCCTGGCGGTCACGACGCGTCCGGGCGCGGACCGCCGCGAGCGCATCTCCTACCTCGATCTCGGCGTCGAGCAGCTTGGCGCCGTGTACGAGCGCGTGCTGGATTTCACACCGGGCGAGCCGCGGCGCAAGCCGACCGGCACCTTCTATACCCCTCGCGCCATCACCGAGTACCTCGTCCGCCGGACGCTGGCGCCGCTGGTGCGCGGCCGCTCACCGCAGGAGATCCTGTCCCTGCGCGTCATCGATCCCGCGATGGGAAGCGGCGCCTTTCTGGTGGCGGCGTGCCGTTTCACGGCGGATGCCTACGAGGAGGCGCTGATCGCGAGCGGTGAGGCCTCCCGTGCGGACCTCACGGCGGCCGATCGCGCCGGTTTCAGACGACTGGTGGCCCAGCGCTGCCTGTACGGAGTCGACGTGAATCCCATGGCCGTGCAGCTCGCCAGGCTGTCGCTCTGGCTGTGCACGCTTGCCGCCGACCGGCCGCTGTCGTTTCTCGATCACCATTTGCGGAGCGGCAACAGCCTGGTCGGGGCGTCGGCGGCGGATATGGCGCGGCAGCCGCCCGGCCGCGGCAGCCGGCGGCCAGGGCAGCCGCTGCCCTTGTTCGACGCCGAGGCGCTCGTCGCCCGCATCGGAGCGTCGGTGGAAATGCGTGCGGCGCTCGCCATGACTCCCGACGACTCAGCGACCGTCGTGAGAGGGAAGGAGCGCTCGATGGACCGGCTCGCCGGGGAGCACGGACCTCTCGCGCCGTGGCGTGTGCTCGCGGACGCGTGGTGCGCGGCATGGTTCTGGCCGGACGGCGAGACCGCGCCAGGCGGCCGGGCCTGGACGGCGTTCAGCAGCGCGCTGCGCGGCGAGGCATCGGGTCTTCCTCCCGCCGTGGAAGCACGGTGGAGGGACGCGTCCGCCAGACTCGCCGCGTCCCACCGGTTCTTCCACTGGCAGCTCGAGTTCCCCGAGATCTACTTCGACGCCTCGGGCCAGCCGCTCGAGCGGGCCGGTTTCGATGCGGTAGTGGGCAATCCGCCCTGGGCGGCGGCCCGAGGCTTGTCGGCCTTTTCCCGCGAGTCCGGCTGCTACGCGCTCCAGGGCACGGGGCACGCCAATCTGTATCAACTGTTCGCCGAGCGAATGCTCCAACTGACGCGACCCGGCGGACGCGTCGGCATGCTGATGCCGTCGGGGCTGCTCGCCGATCACGGCTGCGCGGCTCTGCGCCGGCGGCTGTTCGACGGCTTCGCGGTGGACGCCGTGCTCGGACTCGACAATCGCGACGCGCTGTTTCCGATTCATCGCGGTCTGCGGTTCTCGCTGATCACCGCTTCGGCCGCCGGGTCGACCGCCGCATTGCAGATGCGGTGCGGCATTCGCAGCGCCGACGCGCTGGACGACGTGCCGGATGCGGGATCGGTGCCGTCGGCCATTGCCGTGCCGCTGGCGCTCGTGCGCCGGTTCAGCGGCGAAGGGCTCGCCGTACCGGACCTGGAGCACGAGCGCGATCGCGCAATTCTGGCGCGCATCCTCACGCTCGCTCCGGCGCTCGCCGGCGACGATGGCTGGCGGGTCCGGTTCGGCCGCGAGCTGAACGCGACGGACGACGCGCCGAACTTCGCCGCGGCGGGCCTGCCGATCGTGGAAGGCAAGCTGCTCGATCCGTATCGTCTCCGTGTCGAAGAGGCGCGCGCCTTCATCGGCTCCGCGGCGGCGGCGCGGCTGCTCGGCGATCGCTTCGAAGGGCCGCGCCTCGGCTATCGCGAGGTGGCCTCGTCCACCAACCGGCTCACACTGATCGCGGCGATGATCCCGGCGCGCGTCGTCACCACGCATACGATTTTCTGCCTGCGCGACCGCGTGGACGAGACGCTGCAGTGGTTTCTGTGCGGGATCTTCAACAGCTTTGCCGCCAACTATCTGGTGCGCCTGCGGGGCGGCACGCACGTGCCTGCCGCCGTCATCCACCAGCTGCCGGTGCCGAGAGTGCCTCGCGAGTCCGTGCTCTTCACGCGCATCGCGTCGCTGGCGCGCGCCGCCGCAGACGACGAGGCTGCGCGCGCCGAGGTTCACGCGCTCGCGGCGATCGCCTATGGACTCGGCGAGGAAGATGTGATTCACGTGCTCGCGACCTTTCCGCTCGTGAGCGAGTCGGAGCGAACCGCCGCGCTCGCCGCGTTTCGGCGCACGCGGGATGCGATATAG